A stretch of the Bacillota bacterium genome encodes the following:
- the flgC gene encoding flagellar basal body rod protein FlgC, whose product MGFLDSINISASALTAERLRMDVISNNIANANTTRTEDGLPYRRRVVVFQSVEPKSEFYQIWRQELTEGEINSGHGVRVAEIALDNSPFRRIYDPTHPDAGSDGYVQFPNVNVVTEMVDLISATRAYEANVTSLNASKSIVLKALEIGRS is encoded by the coding sequence ATGGGATTCCTTGATTCGATTAATATCAGCGCATCGGCTTTAACGGCCGAACGGCTGCGGATGGATGTGATCTCCAACAATATCGCGAATGCGAATACTACCCGGACGGAGGATGGTTTACCCTACCGGCGACGCGTGGTGGTGTTTCAGTCGGTCGAGCCCAAGTCCGAGTTTTATCAAATCTGGCGGCAGGAACTAACTGAGGGAGAAATAAATTCAGGCCATGGTGTGAGAGTGGCAGAAATTGCCCTTGATAACTCACCGTTTCGTCGCATCTACGATCCAACTCACCCTGATGCTGGCAGTGATGGTTACGTACAATTCCCAAATGTTAACGTTGTGACCGAAATGGTTGATTTAATCTCGGCGACCCGGGCGTATGAAGCCAACGTCACCTCGCTCAATGCTTCGAAAAGCATTGTTCTTAAGGCTCTGGAAATTGGCCGTTCTTAG
- the hslV gene encoding ATP-dependent protease subunit HslV, with protein sequence MFHATTIVAVKKNGRTAMAGDGQVTFGNSTVMKHQARKVRRLYHDQVIAGFAGSVADAFTLFEKFEVKLEQYRGNLQRAAVELAKEWRMDRVLRRLEAMLIVANSDHLLIISGNGEVIEPDDGIAAIGSGGAYALAAARALCRHTELEPGAVVREAMQIAASICVYTNDHITIEEV encoded by the coding sequence GTGTTTCATGCGACCACGATCGTGGCGGTTAAAAAAAATGGACGGACAGCAATGGCTGGCGATGGTCAGGTCACTTTTGGTAATAGTACAGTTATGAAGCACCAGGCCAGGAAAGTTCGCCGACTGTACCATGACCAGGTGATCGCCGGTTTTGCGGGCTCGGTTGCCGATGCCTTCACCCTGTTTGAAAAATTTGAGGTGAAGTTGGAACAGTACCGCGGTAATTTGCAGCGGGCGGCGGTAGAATTAGCAAAGGAATGGCGAATGGATCGGGTGCTGCGTCGCCTCGAGGCAATGTTGATTGTTGCCAATTCGGATCACCTGCTGATTATTTCCGGCAATGGAGAAGTTATTGAACCAGATGATGGGATCGCAGCCATCGGCTCGGGAGGAGCGTACGCTCTGGCGGCGGCGCGTGCTCTGTGTCGGCATACTGAGCTGGAGCCGGGCGCGGTGGTGAGAGAGGCGATGCAGATCGCGGCCTCGATTTGTGTTTACACCAATGACCATATTACTATTGAGGAAGTATAA
- the xerC gene encoding tyrosine recombinase XerC, giving the protein MISKLDEWLDRFLVYLQVEKNASSMTLVSYQTDLLQFLDFLSNTGKGGSERITHLTIREYLAYLQSRALCRTTIARKLAAIRSFFKYLAREELIPYNPLTRVSTPKIEKRLPRFLAAEEAQCLVEAPAGNSPINLRNRAILETLYGCGLRVGELAGLDMSDVDLEGGYVRVKGKGGKERIVPLGSFAKAALRAYLTEGRSELLNQRKTGVVQLALFLNKNGRRLSVRMIRNLVAQYVRACNLDGRISPHTLRHSFATHLLDGGADLRSVQELLGHVKMSTTQIYTHVTKERLKTVYKNTHPRER; this is encoded by the coding sequence ATGATAAGTAAACTGGATGAATGGTTGGACCGTTTCCTGGTCTACCTGCAAGTCGAGAAAAACGCTTCTTCAATGACGCTGGTCAGCTACCAAACTGACCTTTTACAGTTTCTTGACTTTCTCAGCAATACGGGTAAGGGTGGGTCAGAGCGAATTACGCATTTGACGATCCGGGAATATCTGGCTTACTTACAGAGTCGGGCCTTGTGCCGAACAACAATTGCTCGTAAACTGGCGGCGATTCGTTCATTTTTTAAATACCTGGCCAGGGAAGAACTAATCCCTTACAACCCGCTGACTAGAGTATCGACCCCAAAAATTGAAAAACGATTGCCGCGTTTTCTTGCGGCTGAAGAAGCTCAGTGCCTGGTTGAAGCCCCAGCAGGAAATTCGCCAATCAATCTCCGCAATCGAGCCATCCTGGAGACTCTGTATGGTTGTGGATTGAGAGTTGGGGAATTGGCGGGACTGGATATGTCAGATGTTGACCTTGAGGGCGGTTACGTTCGCGTTAAGGGCAAAGGTGGGAAAGAACGGATTGTTCCGCTGGGTTCTTTCGCTAAAGCAGCTCTGAGAGCATACCTCACCGAAGGACGCAGTGAATTATTAAATCAGCGGAAAACAGGGGTAGTTCAGCTAGCGCTTTTTTTAAATAAAAATGGCAGGCGTCTTTCCGTGCGGATGATTCGCAACCTGGTTGCTCAGTATGTTCGCGCTTGTAACCTTGACGGGCGTATCAGTCCCCATACTCTGCGTCATTCCTTTGCCACTCATCTCCTCGATGGCGGTGCTGATTTACGGTCGGTTCAGGAGTTGCTTGGTCACGTGAAGATGTCTACCACCCAGATCTATACGCATGTGACCAAGGAACGCCTGAAAACAGTGTACAAAAATACTCATCCTCGAGAAAGGTGA
- the flgB gene encoding flagellar basal body rod protein FlgB — translation MQTTTLVALEKALDGTARRHQVIVNNIANVDTPGYKRSTVRFEEELKVALQSGGKLPLVVTHPCHFRSNLTLADIKPQIISEYQTSIRNDGNNVDIDAEMGELAKNSLLYQALVQQYNNQLNRWRLVINEGRR, via the coding sequence TTGCAAACAACAACACTGGTTGCACTGGAGAAAGCCCTGGATGGTACGGCACGACGTCATCAGGTGATTGTCAATAATATCGCTAATGTAGATACGCCGGGTTATAAACGATCTACGGTTCGCTTTGAGGAAGAACTTAAAGTTGCTCTTCAAAGCGGGGGGAAGCTGCCACTTGTTGTTACTCATCCCTGTCATTTCCGTTCGAATTTGACCCTGGCTGACATCAAACCGCAAATTATTTCTGAATATCAGACCAGTATCCGAAATGATGGAAATAATGTCGATATCGACGCGGAAATGGGTGAATTAGCCAAGAACTCTTTGCTCTATCAGGCTTTAGTGCAGCAGTATAACAACCAGCTTAATCGATGGCGTTTGGTCATTAATGAAGGGAGGCGATAA
- the codY gene encoding GTP-sensing pleiotropic transcriptional regulator CodY has protein sequence MKSILEKVREINKLLQKSAGNAVDFTEMAVVLRNNIVANVYILGRHGKVLGFAFMKGFQCPFMHEVVQHRAQFPGNFNLSALAVTETRANVSGHSHKCMFEPNDEHTCQFPYKMITIVPIVGGGVRLGTLVLGKGLELPSENEAPMFNEEDLVLAEYGATVVGMEILRAKAEEAEEEARQRAAVQIALGTLSYSEREAVEHIFAELEGNEGLLVASKIADRAGITRSVIVSALRKFESAGVIESKSLGMKGTYIRVLNDNLFEELNRTRN, from the coding sequence ATGAAGAGTATTCTGGAAAAAGTCAGGGAGATCAACAAATTGCTCCAGAAATCGGCTGGTAACGCAGTGGATTTCACGGAAATGGCCGTAGTATTACGCAACAACATTGTTGCCAACGTCTACATCCTTGGCCGGCATGGCAAGGTCTTGGGTTTTGCTTTTATGAAAGGGTTTCAATGTCCATTTATGCACGAAGTGGTTCAGCACAGGGCGCAATTTCCCGGCAATTTCAATCTCAGCGCCCTGGCTGTCACCGAGACCCGGGCCAATGTCTCTGGACACAGCCACAAATGCATGTTTGAGCCTAATGACGAGCATACTTGCCAGTTCCCTTACAAGATGATCACGATCGTCCCCATCGTGGGCGGCGGGGTGCGTCTAGGCACGCTGGTGCTGGGCAAAGGCCTCGAATTGCCAAGTGAAAATGAGGCTCCTATGTTCAACGAGGAGGACCTGGTCCTGGCTGAGTACGGGGCAACCGTGGTCGGAATGGAAATTCTGCGGGCAAAAGCGGAGGAGGCAGAAGAAGAGGCCAGGCAGAGGGCGGCGGTACAGATCGCCTTGGGGACGCTCTCTTACTCAGAAAGGGAAGCGGTTGAACACATCTTTGCTGAACTTGAGGGAAACGAAGGATTGCTGGTGGCCAGTAAGATTGCTGACCGAGCTGGAATTACCAGGTCTGTCATCGTGAGCGCTCTGCGCAAATTTGAGAGCGCGGGCGTAATTGAGTCTAAATCCCTGGGAATGAAAGGTACTTACATCCGGGTCCTAAATGATAACCTTTTTGAAGAACTCAACCGTACTCGGAACTAA
- the fliE gene encoding flagellar hook-basal body complex protein FliE: protein MQNLSIAVPIKSGSSALEAAGNQGRVGQLTSSFADYLHQAIQEVSNLQKEADLTAAQLATGEIKDIHQAMIAAEKASLTLQLTIQIRNKVLDAYHEIMRMQV from the coding sequence GTGCAAAATTTATCAATTGCTGTGCCAATTAAGAGCGGTTCATCTGCCTTAGAAGCTGCCGGTAATCAAGGGCGGGTTGGGCAGTTAACCTCTTCATTTGCAGATTACCTGCACCAGGCCATTCAGGAAGTCAGCAATTTGCAGAAAGAAGCCGACCTGACTGCCGCCCAGTTGGCCACTGGTGAGATTAAAGATATTCATCAAGCGATGATCGCCGCGGAAAAGGCCTCCCTGACGCTGCAGCTGACAATTCAAATCCGTAACAAGGTCCTGGATGCCTATCACGAGATCATGCGTATGCAGGTCTAG
- the trmFO gene encoding FADH(2)-oxidizing methylenetetrahydrofolate--tRNA-(uracil(54)-C(5))-methyltransferase TrmFO: MVTLCEVIIIGGGLAGAEAAWQVAKQGVRVILCEMRPKRLTPAHQTGWLAELVCSNSLKSAALDNAAGLLKEEMRRLDSLIIRCADTCRVPAGQALAVDRHLFAQMVTHELEKHLLVTIIREEVTAIPAAGVVIVASGPLTSTGLSDAIARLTGAEHLYFYDAVAPLVLRDTIDFNFAFYGSRYSQTDKDYINCPLTAEEYEAFYQALVQAEVHPLKEFEGEIYFEGCLPIEVLAKRGRETLRFGPMKPVGLIDPRTGQQPYAVVQLRQDNQQGTLYNLVGFQTNLKWGEQDRVFRLIPALRQASFERYGVMHRNTFIASPAVLAPTLQMRAEPRILFAGQITGVEGYVESAASGLVAGLNAGRIVRGLSPLIFPPETVIGALCHHITNANLSTFQPINATFGVLPPLPQRTRSKRERHRLLAERSLMVLRNMVILE; this comes from the coding sequence ATGGTCACATTGTGTGAGGTTATTATCATTGGAGGTGGTTTGGCCGGGGCGGAAGCTGCTTGGCAAGTCGCCAAACAAGGGGTACGGGTGATTCTCTGTGAGATGCGCCCCAAGCGTTTAACCCCAGCACATCAAACCGGCTGGCTGGCTGAGCTGGTTTGCAGCAATTCTCTTAAATCGGCAGCCCTGGATAACGCGGCTGGACTACTGAAGGAAGAGATGCGGCGACTTGATTCCCTAATCATCAGGTGCGCCGATACTTGCCGCGTCCCTGCCGGACAGGCGCTGGCGGTTGACCGGCATCTTTTTGCTCAGATGGTTACCCATGAACTAGAAAAACACCTGCTGGTCACGATCATCAGGGAGGAAGTCACGGCTATTCCGGCCGCCGGTGTCGTCATCGTGGCTTCAGGTCCCCTGACTTCAACCGGGTTATCTGACGCTATCGCTAGATTGACAGGGGCAGAACATCTGTATTTTTATGATGCGGTAGCCCCGCTGGTGTTGAGGGATACCATTGACTTTAACTTCGCTTTCTATGGATCGAGATACAGCCAGACGGATAAGGATTATATTAACTGTCCCCTGACGGCGGAAGAGTACGAAGCTTTTTATCAGGCCCTAGTCCAGGCGGAAGTTCATCCCTTGAAAGAGTTTGAAGGGGAAATTTATTTTGAAGGTTGCCTACCGATCGAGGTTCTGGCTAAACGAGGCCGTGAAACATTAAGGTTTGGTCCGATGAAACCTGTTGGATTGATTGACCCGCGCACCGGCCAGCAGCCTTACGCTGTTGTCCAGTTGCGGCAGGATAATCAGCAAGGGACACTCTATAATCTGGTTGGTTTTCAAACCAATCTCAAGTGGGGTGAACAAGACCGGGTCTTCCGCCTGATCCCAGCTTTGCGCCAGGCCAGCTTTGAACGGTACGGAGTGATGCACCGTAACACCTTTATTGCTAGTCCGGCGGTGCTTGCCCCTACGCTACAGATGCGAGCCGAGCCAAGGATTCTCTTTGCCGGCCAAATTACAGGGGTTGAAGGTTATGTGGAATCGGCCGCCAGTGGACTGGTTGCTGGTCTTAATGCTGGCCGGATCGTTCGTGGCCTATCACCGCTTATTTTTCCACCAGAAACTGTGATCGGTGCGCTGTGTCACCACATAACCAACGCGAATCTCTCTACTTTTCAACCAATTAACGCAACTTTTGGCGTGCTGCCACCTTTACCGCAACGAACTCGTTCCAAGCGGGAACGACATCGGCTCCTCGCCGAGCGCTCACTTATGGTGTTGAGAAACATGGTGATTCTTGAGTGA
- the dprA gene encoding DNA-protecting protein DprA, giving the protein MDGLAYWVALHQVPGIGARRFKQLVDYFGSAYAVWQAGESALRLVPGIPPTLVESLLKHRSQINPEQKLEEALTRGFSVLSLADPDYPANLRTIYDPPPVLYVKGQIRPEDSQALAIVGSRKATPYGKAVAEKLGEELAAAGFCIISGLARGIDTCSHVGALRGSGRTIAVLGSGLDIVYPRENLRLFEKIVEHGAVISEFPVGTPPEPVNFPSRNRIISGLARGVIVVEATKNSGALITSDFALEQGRDVFAVPGPITSRYSVGTNRLIKQGAKLIESVEDVLEEYVMPTLFSQVDTTTGKEIPVKLTQEEQELLENISFEPITKEKLIILTGKSSQEVSTRLMFLELKGMVRQLPGQLYILSQRQE; this is encoded by the coding sequence ATGGACGGTCTAGCCTACTGGGTGGCCTTGCATCAGGTGCCGGGGATTGGGGCGAGGCGATTTAAACAACTAGTTGATTATTTTGGCAGTGCTTATGCAGTTTGGCAGGCTGGGGAAAGTGCTTTGCGACTGGTGCCAGGTATTCCACCAACCCTGGTTGAGAGCCTGCTTAAACATCGCTCGCAGATTAATCCGGAACAGAAACTGGAGGAGGCCCTGACTCGCGGCTTTTCGGTCTTGAGTTTAGCCGATCCAGATTATCCCGCTAATTTGCGGACGATTTACGATCCCCCACCAGTCCTCTACGTAAAAGGACAAATTCGACCTGAGGATTCTCAGGCGCTGGCGATTGTTGGCTCGCGGAAAGCTACCCCATACGGCAAGGCCGTAGCGGAGAAGCTCGGGGAAGAATTAGCAGCTGCGGGTTTTTGTATCATAAGTGGTCTAGCTCGTGGGATCGATACTTGTTCTCATGTGGGTGCCTTGAGGGGTAGTGGGCGGACAATTGCTGTATTAGGTTCAGGACTTGATATCGTCTATCCCCGGGAAAACCTTCGGCTGTTTGAAAAGATCGTAGAGCATGGAGCAGTGATAAGTGAATTCCCAGTAGGAACACCTCCGGAACCAGTTAATTTTCCATCCCGCAATCGGATTATCAGCGGCTTGGCGCGGGGGGTGATTGTGGTCGAAGCGACCAAAAACAGCGGGGCTTTGATCACTAGCGATTTTGCGCTGGAACAGGGAAGGGATGTATTTGCTGTTCCCGGGCCAATCACCAGCCGCTATAGTGTCGGGACTAATCGCCTGATCAAACAAGGCGCCAAGTTGATCGAGAGCGTTGAGGATGTGCTTGAAGAATATGTGATGCCAACTCTTTTTTCCCAGGTGGATACTACCACGGGGAAAGAAATACCAGTTAAACTCACCCAGGAGGAGCAGGAACTCCTGGAGAACATATCGTTTGAGCCGATTACGAAAGAAAAGTTGATAATACTCACGGGCAAGTCCAGTCAAGAGGTAAGTACACGATTGATGTTTTTAGAGTTAAAGGGGATGGTTCGTCAGTTGCCCGGACAACTTTACATCCTCAGCCAGCGGCAAGAATGA
- the topA gene encoding type I DNA topoisomerase, protein MSKVLVIVESPAKAKTIEKFLGRRYVVRASMGHVRDLPKSQFGVDVEHDFEPKYITIRGKGDIIKELRTMAKNASRILLGPDPDREGEAIAWHLLHLLGLEEDEPCRIEFNEITKNAIQQAVKKPRKIDEDKVDAQQARRILDRLVGYNLSPLLWRKVRKGLSAGRVQSVAVRLICDREQEINEFVSEEYWTLTIDFSSSGGGEFPAKLVTREGEKIAIPNEETMKSILAELDRAEYRVEKIIKREKKRNPAPPFTTSTLQQEAYRRLNFTARKTMMVAQQLYEGLDIGLEGTVGLISYIRTDSTRISPIAQAEARSYIENKFGSAYVPPEPRQFTMKGKAQDAHEGIRPTSVAREPEAIRKLVSPEQYKLYKLIWERFLASQMNAAILDTTTIDIAAGPYGFRATGSVVRFPGFMQVYIESRDDGAMEEEGFLPELAEGERLMPAAIKPKQHFTQPPPRYTEATLVKTLEERGIGRPSTYAPTIDTIISRGYVVRRDKQLFPTELGFIVVEMLKKYFPDIIDIEFTAGMEEKLDLIEEGKLSWKEVIREFYQPFLQTLKQAEEQIGAIELADEITEHQCEHCGRFMVIKHGPFGKFLACPGFPECRNTKPILEEIGVKCPRCAGPIVLRHTKKGRKFYGCSNYPECDFVSWDLPTNQRCPQCGNLLVQKGNQRQGWRLVCTEKTCQYQEIINDLNYQKDKEGELL, encoded by the coding sequence TTGTCAAAGGTCTTAGTGATCGTGGAATCACCAGCTAAGGCTAAAACCATCGAAAAATTTTTGGGACGTCGCTATGTTGTCAGGGCTTCCATGGGCCATGTTCGTGATTTGCCGAAAAGCCAATTTGGGGTTGATGTCGAACACGACTTTGAACCTAAATATATTACTATTCGGGGTAAAGGCGACATCATCAAGGAACTCCGCACAATGGCCAAGAATGCCTCCCGCATCCTGTTGGGACCTGACCCGGATCGGGAAGGAGAAGCAATTGCCTGGCACCTTTTACATTTGCTAGGGCTTGAAGAAGACGAACCCTGTCGGATAGAATTTAATGAAATTACCAAAAACGCCATTCAGCAGGCCGTAAAAAAACCACGTAAAATCGATGAAGACAAAGTTGATGCCCAACAGGCCAGGCGAATACTGGACCGATTAGTTGGCTATAACCTGAGTCCACTTCTCTGGCGCAAGGTGCGAAAAGGATTAAGTGCTGGTCGGGTGCAGTCGGTAGCTGTTCGACTGATTTGTGACCGGGAACAGGAAATAAACGAATTTGTTTCTGAAGAGTACTGGACTTTGACCATTGATTTTTCTTCCTCCGGGGGTGGTGAGTTTCCAGCAAAATTGGTAACGCGAGAAGGCGAAAAAATCGCCATTCCCAACGAGGAAACGATGAAGAGCATTTTGGCCGAACTTGACCGGGCAGAATACCGGGTGGAGAAAATTATCAAACGGGAAAAAAAGCGGAACCCAGCCCCGCCATTTACAACCAGCACTCTCCAGCAAGAGGCATATCGACGACTGAATTTTACGGCCCGCAAAACCATGATGGTTGCGCAACAGTTATATGAAGGTCTGGATATAGGGCTTGAAGGTACGGTCGGTTTGATCAGCTACATTCGAACTGATTCGACCCGGATTTCCCCAATTGCCCAAGCTGAAGCCAGGAGTTATATTGAGAATAAATTTGGCTCTGCGTATGTACCACCGGAACCGCGTCAGTTCACGATGAAGGGGAAGGCCCAGGATGCTCACGAAGGGATCCGGCCGACTTCGGTCGCGCGCGAACCGGAGGCCATTCGCAAACTGGTTTCCCCAGAGCAATACAAGCTATACAAATTAATCTGGGAACGGTTTTTAGCCAGCCAGATGAATGCGGCCATTCTTGACACGACAACGATCGATATTGCCGCCGGCCCCTACGGCTTTCGCGCTACAGGGTCAGTCGTGCGTTTCCCTGGTTTCATGCAGGTGTACATCGAGAGTCGTGATGATGGAGCTATGGAAGAGGAGGGTTTTTTGCCTGAGCTAGCGGAGGGCGAACGCCTGATGCCGGCTGCCATCAAACCAAAACAGCATTTTACCCAGCCGCCTCCGCGATATACGGAGGCTACTCTGGTCAAGACCTTGGAGGAACGCGGGATCGGCCGGCCGAGTACCTATGCACCGACGATTGATACAATCATTTCGCGGGGTTACGTGGTTCGTCGGGATAAACAATTATTCCCCACCGAACTGGGGTTCATTGTTGTTGAGATGTTGAAGAAATATTTTCCGGATATTATTGACATTGAGTTCACCGCGGGTATGGAAGAAAAGCTGGACCTAATTGAAGAAGGTAAGCTATCTTGGAAAGAAGTTATTCGTGAGTTTTATCAGCCATTTCTGCAAACATTGAAACAGGCAGAAGAACAAATTGGCGCCATTGAACTGGCTGATGAAATTACAGAGCACCAGTGCGAGCACTGCGGCCGTTTCATGGTAATTAAGCATGGCCCTTTTGGTAAGTTTTTGGCTTGTCCTGGTTTTCCCGAATGCCGGAATACCAAACCAATTTTAGAAGAAATCGGGGTGAAATGTCCCCGCTGTGCTGGCCCGATCGTTTTACGGCACACCAAGAAGGGGAGAAAATTTTATGGCTGTAGCAATTACCCTGAATGTGACTTTGTCTCCTGGGATTTACCCACCAACCAGCGGTGTCCGCAGTGTGGGAACCTGTTAGTACAAAAAGGTAATCAGCGGCAAGGATGGCGCCTGGTCTGCACAGAGAAGACATGTCAGTATCAGGAAATAATTAATGATTTAAACTACCAAAAAGATAAAGAAGGAGAGCTTTTGTAA
- the hslU gene encoding ATP-dependent protease ATPase subunit HslU, with translation MESLTPREIVQELDRYIIGQQRAKRAVAVALRNRYRRRQLPPDLREEVMPKNIIMIGPTGVGKTEIARRLAKLVNAPFVKVEATKFTEIGYVGRDVDSMVRDLVETAIRMVKSEKMAEVKDKAERLAEERLLDILLPLPSKRPKSARNPLEMLFTGITTDQNDGERDAYQSGNQQLNDQREIFRQKLRRGELEDEYVEIEVTDQSPPMLEVFSGGGVEEMGINFQDLLGGMFPRKKRKRKVTVAEARKILINEEAQKLIDMDEVTSLAIHRAEQDGIIFLDEIDKIAPREGGYGPDVSRGGVQRDILPIVEGSTVMTKYGPVKTDFILFIAAGAFHVAKPSDLIPELQGRFPVRVELDSLTKEDFKQILTEPQNALVRQYAALLQTEHVRVEFTEDGIEEIAEIAFTVNAQTENIGARRLHTILEKVLEDVSFEAPERAGETLLIDRAYVRNKLADVVQNEDLSRYIL, from the coding sequence ATGGAAAGTCTGACTCCGCGTGAAATCGTCCAGGAACTGGACCGCTATATTATTGGTCAGCAGCGGGCAAAGCGAGCAGTAGCCGTAGCCTTGCGTAATCGCTATCGGCGTCGGCAACTACCACCTGATCTGCGTGAAGAAGTGATGCCCAAGAATATCATTATGATTGGACCAACCGGCGTAGGTAAAACGGAAATCGCTCGTCGACTGGCTAAACTGGTGAACGCACCATTCGTTAAGGTTGAGGCGACCAAGTTTACAGAGATTGGTTATGTTGGTCGAGACGTTGATTCAATGGTTCGCGACCTGGTGGAAACAGCCATTAGGATGGTAAAAAGCGAGAAGATGGCCGAGGTCAAGGATAAAGCTGAAAGATTAGCGGAGGAAAGACTGCTGGATATTTTGCTACCCCTACCGAGCAAAAGACCGAAAAGTGCCCGCAACCCTCTGGAAATGCTGTTTACCGGGATAACCACGGACCAGAATGATGGTGAACGCGATGCCTACCAGAGCGGAAACCAGCAGTTGAATGACCAGCGGGAAATTTTCCGGCAGAAGTTACGCCGGGGTGAACTGGAGGACGAGTATGTAGAGATAGAAGTCACGGATCAGTCTCCTCCAATGCTCGAGGTTTTTTCCGGAGGCGGGGTAGAGGAGATGGGGATCAACTTTCAAGATTTGCTGGGAGGAATGTTTCCCCGGAAAAAGCGAAAACGAAAGGTGACCGTAGCCGAAGCCCGAAAAATCCTGATTAATGAAGAGGCCCAAAAGCTGATCGATATGGATGAGGTGACCAGTCTGGCTATCCACCGGGCCGAGCAGGATGGTATTATATTCCTGGACGAAATCGATAAAATTGCGCCCCGGGAAGGGGGATACGGGCCTGACGTTTCGCGCGGCGGAGTTCAACGGGATATCCTGCCAATTGTTGAGGGCTCAACAGTTATGACCAAATACGGGCCAGTCAAGACTGATTTCATTTTATTTATTGCCGCCGGGGCTTTTCACGTGGCCAAACCATCGGATTTGATTCCCGAACTCCAGGGACGATTTCCGGTGAGAGTTGAGTTGGACAGCCTGACTAAAGAAGATTTTAAACAAATTCTAACTGAACCACAGAATGCCCTGGTAAGACAATATGCGGCACTCCTCCAGACAGAACATGTCAGGGTTGAGTTTACGGAAGATGGAATCGAGGAGATTGCGGAAATCGCTTTTACGGTGAATGCCCAGACAGAGAACATTGGAGCCCGCCGCTTGCACACAATTTTAGAAAAGGTGTTGGAGGATGTGTCTTTCGAAGCCCCGGAGCGGGCTGGCGAAACTTTGTTAATCGACCGTGCTTACGTTCGGAATAAACTGGCTGACGTTGTGCAGAATGAGGACCTGAGCCGCTACATTTTATAA